GGGGGAGTTCCGTCACTTTTTGATTCAAGCATTAACAACATTTACAACTTTCTTTTCCACAAAGAGACAAACAGCTCACAATGTATTAAAGTAAACATGGTTCTGTACCATGTTAGAAAATAGGGAAGATGGAATTGAGtgagaaaatatcaaaatgcaTTGTATCACAATATACAGAAAATATTCTAACAATATGctaaaaatattctaacacAATGTGTATCGAAGAGGGGGACGGAATGGAAATGGATGGAAGAGGGTTCTCCTCATATAAATAGTAATGGATTGGAAATTATAGGGAAGTGTTTCCATCCTGAGCCTCACCTTTTGTCTCCCGGGAAAAGGGAGGagaatggatggaatggaaacttacttttgtgttttgacaactttaactttaattatttttttaaaagttcaaatttaTCCTTggtatcttttcttttcattaaggtagcatttgttaaaatgagtaagataaggttgcattaaaataatttatctataaagTCCAAGATAACTTATTCAAGaggggaaaaataaatttatctagaaagtctaagataagaagtcacatgacttctgATAGGATACCAAATAGCAAATCCaaacaataatcaaatatcaatagtttCCAATACTTTTCAgcagaaaacaagaacaaaccagggcattcgagaggcccttactctcccaattcttctatcaaaaactagctaccctctccctcttcttctcagctCTTTATACTGCTCCTCTGCCCCTCTCTAACCAAATTCCCTTGCACATGCAGATTATTCCCTCAACCTatggattacaaaactacccccatgcgcacatgctggttgtaacAACCTGCATGTGCTAATTCCCTATTCTCCCCTTCATGCTTGTTGGTCTTTGGTAGGTCTGGTACACCGttggcctatcattactcccctcccgcactttcaccttgtcctcaaggtgaaaagtagGAAATTGTTGCTGAATCGTAGGGCTCCCAGTTCATCGTGGCGATTGCTTGCACCACTGCTACTACCAGTGGTGCTACCATTCTCACTGTCCTCAAACTCACTGGTAGCATAAAAAACATGTTCTCTGCAGAATTCCACGAGTATCGGCTCATGAAGTAACTGGTGTCAAGTGCACTCTCTGATGAAGGAACAAAAGCAGCCTTCTGTCTAGCAAGGGTGTCCCAGTTAATATCTCTGAAAAATGCATGCTGCTTCACCTCCGAGGCTCCTCCTGCTCCTAGTCTCTGATGAGGATCTTCGGTTAATAACTGATCAATGAGATATTGGGCTTCATAGCTCATTTCTTCAGGTACCCAGGGCCAAGGTATCTTTTGGTTGAGAATATTATCAGTTATTATCTGAGGATGCTCAGCATTAAAAGGTGGGATACCAACAATCAGCTCAAATAGAATGATACCCACAGACCACCAATTCGTAGTTGCACCATGCCTTGTCCCTAAGAGAATCTCGAGAGCCAAATGGTCAGGTGTTCCAACAGCATACCGTTTCTTTCGTCTTTCTCGCTGATGCTTAGATGCAGTTAACTGAGGTTCATTTTCTCCCAATAGCAATGTCCCACTAATAGCCGGACCAGATAAATCATCGATGTTGTTGATGAGACCAACCCTTGAAAGCCCAAAATTTGTTAACTCATCCCACAGAGTAAAATCAACCAATTCCTCCTTTCGCATTTCAACAGATTCAGCATTGTTAGCATTCTGACATCTCTGTGCCCAAGAGTGAAAAGAATGTTGGAGCcaatcagaatttaaacaagACTCCATTATCATAAGCGGAGCTTCTAAATCATTGGGCTCCACAATAGAATGCAAATTGAGCCCTTGACTTCTAGAAACATGCTGCCCTTCCACCATCATAACCTCGTTGGGCGAGGCCCCCACCCCCTCATGATGGTGAGAATACATGAGGGACCCTCCATTATCAGCCAACCCCATGTAAAATTTATGAGAAACCTGGCTAGGAGTCGCACCATCTTCCCAAACAACATGGATCGTTGATGGCGCCCCCTTCCTCGGCGAGATGCTCTCCTTGGTTGTCACTGGTTCGGCCGTCCACGGCCTTTTAAATGGATCGATCGTCGGCTGCCCTTCTGCCTCGCCGTGGAACTCCCTAACACCATCGTCGTCGGCTGCCACTCTGCCTCGCGACACCATCATCTGCTCAACCGCCAATCCCCCTTCAATATGCAGCTCGTCCCCCGCGCCTTCCAGCATGGCCCCTAAGCGATTCCTTAGCAGCCCCTTCAACTCTTCCCAGCTTCTCACTCTTCGTCTCCGTTGCTTGCACTGGACCCATGAAAGAGCAGCACCCTCCAAACATAGTGCTGCCGAGTCCATCTTCTCCTCGACAACCAGCCCCTTCACCGCAACTCCCAACTCTTCACCCGTCGCCTTAAGCTCCGCCCAACTCCTCACCCGTCGCCTTCGCtgctcccactggaaccacgATAGAGCCGCTCCTTCAACGCATAAGGCCGTTGTCTCCAGCTTCTCCACATTGGACAGCTGGTTCACAATGAAGTAGCGCTCAGCCCTAAATACCCAGCCATCCGAATCATCTCCCTCGGAGATGGGTATTTCCGGGTGTCTCCCATGATACTCCTGCTTTCTGACACCATCGACCCCTTCGCCACTTCTCGCTCCAGCTACCGGTGTTCCCTCCCTTGTCAAGGGCGAACTCGCAGGTGGGTCTTCCTTATCTCGCttccccttcctctctctcactTGCTCCTCCCGTCTCTCCTCGTTCTTCCTCTCCCGATCCTGCTCTTCCCATCTCGCTTGCATCCAAGCGAACTGTTCCAGCAAGCTCGCTACCTTCTTCCCCACCGCTTGAATACTCCGTTGCATGCCTTCTACCCTCATCTCCAAGTCACCCACTCGATCGGTCAGGTACTCCATTAGGATCGgagatgctctgataccaaattgataggatacCAAATAGCAAATCCaaacaataatcaaatatcaatagtttCCAATACTTTTCAgcagaaaacaagaacaaaccagggcattcgagaggcccttactctcccaattcttctatcaaaaaACTAGCtaccctctccctcttcttctcagctCTTTATACTGCTCCTCTACCCCTCTCTAACCAAATTCCCTTGCACATGCAGATTATTCCCTCAACCTatggattacaaaactacccccatgcg
The Diospyros lotus cultivar Yz01 chromosome 12, ASM1463336v1, whole genome shotgun sequence DNA segment above includes these coding regions:
- the LOC127786905 gene encoding uncharacterized protein LOC127786905, which produces MEYLTDRVGDLEMRVEGMQRSIQAVGKKVASLLEQFAWMQARWEEQDRERKNEERREEQVRERKGKRDKEDPPASSPLTREGTPVAGARSGEGVDGVRKQEYHGRHPEIPISEGDDSDGWVFRAERYFIVNQLSNVEKLETTALCVEGAALSWFQWEQRRRRVRSWAELKATGEELGVAVKGLVVEEKMDSAALCLEGAALSWVQCKQRRRRVRSWEELKGLLRNRLGAMLEGAGDELHIEGGLAVEQMMVSRGRVAADDDGVREFHGEAEGQPTIDPFKRPWTAEPVTTKESISPRKGAPSTIHVVWEDGATPSQVSHKFYMGLADNGGSLMYSHHHEGVGASPNEVMMVEGQHVSRSQGLNLHSIVEPNDLEAPLMIMESCLNSDWLQHSFHSWAQRCQNANNAESVEMRKEELVDFTLWDELTNFGLSRVGLINNIDDLSGPAISGTLLLGENEPQLTASKHQRERRKKRYAVGTPDHLALEILLGTRHGATTNWWSVGIILFELIVGIPPFNAEHPQIITDNILNQKIPWPWVPEEMSYEAQYLIDQLLTEDPHQRLGAGGASEVKQHAFFRDINWDTLARQKAAFVPSSESALDTSYFMSRYSWNSAENMFFMLPVSLRTVRMVAPLVVAVVQAIATMNWEPYDSATISYFSP